From Pseudovibrio sp. Tun.PSC04-5.I4, a single genomic window includes:
- a CDS encoding AEC family transporter, whose translation MALLPSLGLLALGGVFGKRMDPATWRGIDTLNFQLLFPALMFSAAASRPIQFEDAAIIGFGVWGILGLGLVLGWFLRPFGPAKFLDFAAGWQTAWRFNTAIAFVAINALDKDSASLMAIAIGFAVPLANLMAVTALSMGKELGFKGIILKVVLNPFFLAAFAGVSVGLSGFSLPSLLMQGLNQLALAAIPLALLAIGATLDWQGLMKLDIYTGGLNVIKLLALPFFAWATVDMLDIPKEQASVLVLFAALPTASAAHILAAAFGADCRQPATLIAQSTLLSCISLPLWISLQAMG comes from the coding sequence ATGGCTTTGCTGCCAAGCTTGGGCCTGCTTGCGCTCGGTGGTGTGTTTGGAAAACGCATGGACCCAGCCACATGGCGCGGGATTGATACGCTCAACTTCCAGCTTCTTTTCCCCGCGCTTATGTTTTCTGCAGCGGCTTCCCGACCCATTCAATTTGAGGATGCAGCAATCATCGGTTTTGGGGTCTGGGGCATTCTTGGGCTGGGATTAGTACTGGGTTGGTTTCTTCGTCCGTTCGGCCCGGCCAAATTTCTGGACTTTGCCGCGGGATGGCAAACCGCTTGGCGTTTCAATACCGCAATTGCATTTGTTGCCATCAATGCACTGGACAAAGACAGCGCATCGCTGATGGCAATTGCAATCGGCTTTGCCGTTCCGCTGGCCAACCTCATGGCGGTCACAGCCCTATCCATGGGCAAAGAGCTTGGGTTTAAGGGGATCATTCTCAAAGTGGTCCTGAACCCGTTTTTTCTTGCCGCGTTCGCCGGTGTCTCAGTGGGTTTAAGCGGCTTTTCGCTCCCATCACTCCTAATGCAAGGTCTCAATCAACTGGCACTGGCTGCCATACCGCTGGCTCTCTTAGCAATCGGAGCGACGCTGGATTGGCAAGGATTGATGAAGTTGGATATTTACACAGGTGGGCTGAACGTCATCAAACTGCTCGCTCTGCCCTTCTTTGCATGGGCAACCGTTGACATGCTGGACATCCCAAAGGAACAAGCCTCTGTTCTGGTGCTGTTTGCAGCTTTGCCCACCGCATCAGCCGCACACATTCTTGCCGCCGCCTTCGGCGCAGATTGCCGCCAACCCGCCACGCTCATCGCCCAATCAACCCTGTTGTCCTGCATCAGCCTCCCCCTATGGATCTCACTACAGGCCATGGGGTAG
- a CDS encoding NnrS family protein has product MQQSQTMPNLPKPKAGFSWEAFLSLGFRPFYIAGAAYAAISVPLWVASIFGLVEINGPLEGVLWHSHELIFGFAAVILVGFLFTAVQNWTGRKTPNGLALGGLLALWLAARVLLFVGGGPVGQVLDLLFLPLAAIGIAVPLYQAKNTRNYFTVGLLLVLTVGNGVFHAIALDLINVDPADIFLWSVDVFAIFISVIGGRIIPLFTNGALGGKRAQRNPQLENVIAAGMVLLLVSDIYFGMSYEVATLRAVGMLVLAGLHIVKIGLWRPQMTWGKPILWILPVSYAWIPIALLLRAAALLDAPVDQVLAIHAITVGSIAGMMLAMMTRSALGHSGRPLKPTIVEVAIYYLIVLSAVVRVFGVLLYPQAYFAILAISALCWVGAFGLFTGKYWNIVTRPRIDQ; this is encoded by the coding sequence ATGCAGCAGTCACAAACGATGCCGAACCTTCCAAAGCCCAAGGCTGGCTTTTCCTGGGAAGCGTTTTTATCCCTCGGATTTCGCCCGTTTTACATTGCCGGTGCTGCTTATGCTGCCATCAGCGTTCCTCTATGGGTTGCCTCCATCTTCGGCCTTGTCGAAATCAACGGCCCGTTAGAAGGCGTGCTTTGGCACTCTCATGAGCTGATCTTCGGGTTTGCCGCGGTCATACTCGTCGGGTTCCTCTTCACTGCCGTTCAAAACTGGACAGGCCGAAAAACTCCAAATGGCCTTGCTCTTGGCGGACTGCTAGCGCTGTGGCTGGCTGCTCGTGTTCTGTTGTTTGTGGGCGGTGGACCTGTTGGGCAGGTTCTGGATCTTCTTTTCTTGCCACTGGCCGCAATTGGCATTGCAGTTCCGCTGTATCAGGCAAAAAACACACGTAACTACTTCACCGTTGGCTTGCTGCTGGTTTTGACGGTTGGAAATGGCGTATTCCATGCCATCGCGCTGGACCTGATCAACGTAGACCCAGCTGATATTTTCCTGTGGTCCGTTGATGTGTTTGCCATTTTCATCAGCGTCATTGGTGGTCGTATTATTCCGCTTTTCACCAACGGGGCATTGGGCGGAAAGCGGGCGCAACGAAACCCGCAACTGGAAAATGTCATTGCAGCTGGCATGGTACTTCTGCTCGTCAGCGATATTTACTTCGGCATGAGTTATGAGGTTGCAACTCTGCGCGCCGTTGGCATGCTGGTTTTGGCAGGTTTGCATATTGTAAAAATTGGGCTGTGGCGTCCACAAATGACTTGGGGCAAGCCGATCCTATGGATCCTGCCTGTGTCTTATGCGTGGATCCCCATTGCACTACTGCTCCGGGCTGCCGCCTTGCTGGACGCTCCGGTGGATCAGGTGCTTGCCATTCATGCCATCACCGTTGGTTCCATAGCAGGAATGATGCTTGCGATGATGACCCGCAGCGCTCTTGGGCACTCCGGTCGTCCGCTGAAACCAACCATCGTTGAAGTGGCGATTTACTACCTCATTGTGTTGAGCGCCGTGGTCCGGGTGTTTGGCGTACTGCTCTACCCACAAGCCTACTTCGCCATCCTCGCCATCTCCGCTCTGTGTTGGGTCGGCGCGTTCGGGCTCTTTACCGGCAAATACTGGAACATTGTCACACGCCCTCGCATAGACCAATAG
- a CDS encoding DUF1566 domain-containing protein codes for MTKKTRVLTTLTCLSILSLVSPAIAEVDCKQKPALQDRFTLNGALVTQTGTSLEWKRCAEGTVWQQAKDSCVGEPLQIAQNEAVDLLAESAEGWRLPTIRELYGLLDSTCADKEELHALFPDLNKPMFGEYADFWSATNDQKLSRMYYYLDFVTYALDFHSQGYSLAIRAVRDVE; via the coding sequence ATGACAAAAAAAACACGTGTTCTAACAACCCTTACATGCTTGAGTATTTTAAGCCTAGTTTCGCCCGCTATTGCGGAGGTCGATTGTAAACAAAAACCTGCGTTGCAAGATCGTTTTACACTCAACGGAGCATTGGTAACCCAAACCGGCACATCACTGGAGTGGAAGCGTTGCGCAGAGGGCACCGTATGGCAGCAAGCCAAAGACAGCTGCGTTGGCGAGCCCTTGCAGATTGCGCAAAATGAAGCCGTCGATCTCCTTGCTGAAAGTGCGGAGGGGTGGCGCCTCCCAACAATTCGCGAGCTCTACGGCCTGTTGGATTCCACCTGTGCAGATAAAGAGGAACTGCACGCGCTGTTTCCTGATCTAAACAAGCCTATGTTTGGAGAATATGCCGATTTCTGGTCCGCAACCAACGATCAGAAGCTATCACGCATGTATTATTATCTGGACTTTGTCACCTATGCGCTGGACTTCCACAGCCAAGGCTACTCCCTCGCCATCCGCGCTGTGCGGGATGTGGAGTAG
- a CDS encoding DUF417 family protein → MTQSPGPIKKIISYRPSEHSLVVYLSLITATYLIWLGLLKLTAPEHQQIEAWVGNSPLYGFALNVLGVQTLSILMAIFETAAGVFILLGLRRTKIGVIGCIMAMLIFAMNFLYLFTSPVWMDNLGGFPIIGSGQNILKYMSMFAIPAYILAAKLREQGSGSQASMWRKISILASFVGITLVMGWIGWMKFYEFEAQGIVRLMSSNILFSWTYLIWDVRGASNFIGIVEWTFLILLLTLPFNRFLGTLGVLGIAATALGTLTFMFSVPGWDADSFFPFLNRTGVFVLKDQLLLASAVILWKNY, encoded by the coding sequence AAAATCATTTCCTACCGTCCCTCAGAACACTCCCTTGTCGTCTACTTGTCGCTCATAACAGCGACTTACCTAATATGGCTCGGGCTCTTGAAACTAACCGCGCCGGAGCATCAACAGATAGAAGCCTGGGTGGGCAACAGCCCGCTTTATGGGTTTGCATTGAATGTTTTAGGAGTTCAAACACTCTCCATCCTTATGGCAATATTTGAGACAGCCGCAGGTGTGTTTATTCTGCTTGGTCTGCGCAGGACCAAGATAGGCGTGATTGGCTGCATCATGGCCATGCTTATCTTCGCCATGAACTTCCTCTACCTGTTCACCAGTCCGGTCTGGATGGATAATCTTGGTGGCTTTCCCATCATCGGATCAGGGCAGAACATTCTTAAATACATGTCCATGTTCGCAATTCCCGCCTACATATTAGCAGCAAAATTACGGGAACAAGGATCAGGCTCCCAAGCTTCCATGTGGCGGAAGATTTCCATCCTTGCCAGCTTTGTGGGCATTACTCTGGTCATGGGGTGGATTGGATGGATGAAATTCTATGAGTTTGAGGCTCAGGGCATTGTACGTCTTATGTCCTCCAACATCCTCTTTAGCTGGACCTATCTCATTTGGGATGTACGCGGAGCGTCAAATTTCATTGGCATCGTTGAATGGACATTCCTGATTCTGCTCTTAACCCTGCCATTCAATCGCTTCCTAGGAACTTTAGGTGTGCTGGGCATAGCAGCAACCGCGCTGGGAACACTGACATTTATGTTCTCCGTACCCGGTTGGGATGCAGATTCCTTCTTCCCATTCCTCAATCGCACCGGCGTCTTCGTCCTGAAAGACCAACTCCTTCTCGCCTCAGCTGTCATTCTTTGGAAAAATTATTGA
- a CDS encoding DUF930 domain-containing protein: MSDFCRFLPQNSGFLKDMDVGDSLQISKAERVEFSEAGSSRFYAVLLVSSIAIHLVAYWFLFMTSLPRGRRALPIKSIGVEFITGRQLDQLFAKPVVEDIPTASISGPIVPQVEPKQLPSPVPPIETDQAPQRVVARKFQLGRILAEPENKELLDSLVLFDPADQREQLCNLEVMEQIQIWNADYKPERVVAFAYGDVRISHKTITADGAAFRSASNWYRLQYTCTFEPTNNQVTAMDFFAGDQIPQSDWEDHFLFAE, encoded by the coding sequence ATGTCTGATTTTTGCCGTTTTCTACCTCAAAACTCCGGGTTTTTGAAAGACATGGACGTGGGCGATTCACTGCAAATATCAAAGGCAGAAAGAGTTGAGTTTTCGGAGGCTGGATCAAGTCGGTTTTATGCTGTTTTGCTTGTGTCTTCTATTGCGATACACCTAGTTGCCTACTGGTTTCTCTTTATGACCAGTTTGCCACGTGGTCGCCGTGCACTTCCCATCAAAAGCATTGGGGTCGAGTTTATTACCGGCCGACAGTTAGATCAGCTCTTTGCAAAGCCTGTGGTTGAGGACATTCCGACGGCCTCTATCTCAGGACCGATTGTTCCTCAGGTGGAGCCAAAGCAACTGCCCTCTCCCGTCCCACCGATCGAGACAGACCAGGCACCACAACGGGTCGTCGCCCGCAAATTCCAACTTGGTAGAATATTGGCGGAACCGGAGAACAAGGAACTGCTGGATTCACTCGTTTTGTTTGATCCTGCGGACCAACGGGAGCAATTGTGCAATCTGGAAGTTATGGAACAAATTCAAATTTGGAACGCCGACTATAAACCGGAACGAGTTGTCGCCTTTGCCTATGGAGATGTCAGGATTTCGCATAAAACAATCACCGCAGACGGCGCTGCTTTTAGAAGCGCAAGCAACTGGTACAGACTTCAATACACTTGCACATTTGAACCAACCAACAATCAGGTCACAGCCATGGACTTTTTCGCCGGCGACCAGATCCCCCAATCAGATTGGGAAGATCACTTCTTGTTTGCAGAGTGA